One Spirosoma oryzicola DNA segment encodes these proteins:
- a CDS encoding NHLP leader peptide family RiPP precursor, with translation MEQKKQEIIEAVISKAWEDTSFRTELIADPVKSIEKLTGIKIVLPEGKSLVFLDQTDKSKIYVNIPSEPEVENMELTEDQLEAVAGGGQRIWSDFVSNLFPTLKDCITL, from the coding sequence ATGGAACAGAAAAAGCAAGAAATTATAGAAGCTGTTATATCAAAAGCTTGGGAGGACACGAGTTTTAGAACAGAGCTAATAGCTGACCCTGTAAAGTCAATCGAAAAACTGACTGGCATAAAAATAGTACTGCCGGAGGGAAAGAGTTTAGTGTTTTTAGACCAAACTGATAAGTCTAAGATTTACGTAAACATTCCCTCTGAACCTGAAGTCGAGAATATGGAACTGACTGAAGATCAACTTGAGGCTGTTGCAGGCGGTGGGCAAAGAATCTGGAGTGATTTTGTCAGCAATTTATTTCCTACGCTGAAAGACTGCATAACTCTGTAA
- a CDS encoding NHLP leader peptide family RiPP precursor — MEFTKEQNLYAEIVQKAWEDDQFKSELLANPIPAIEKLTGQKPSLPQGKTLVVRDQTDESIVYINIPAKFNTEDVELNEDQLETVAGGAKGIFGPSDWTAGPFIEPLILPGNTRPVNPSNSF; from the coding sequence ATGGAATTCACAAAAGAGCAAAATCTATACGCTGAGATTGTACAAAAAGCTTGGGAGGATGACCAGTTTAAAAGCGAGTTGTTAGCCAATCCTATCCCGGCCATTGAGAAACTGACTGGTCAAAAACCTAGCCTTCCTCAAGGCAAAACGCTGGTAGTAAGAGATCAAACTGATGAATCTATAGTGTACATAAATATCCCGGCTAAATTTAACACAGAAGATGTAGAACTAAACGAAGACCAACTCGAAACAGTGGCAGGAGGGGCAAAAGGTATTTTTGGACCTAGTGACTGGACTGCGGGACCATTTATTGAACCACTGATTTTGCCTGGAAATACCCGCCCGGTAAATCCATCCAATTCCTTTTAA